The DNA window acaaatatgcATTGCTAAAACAATTTCGGTGAGCTCATGCgaaaaggaaacttctattatttaatattttttctacaaattGAATAGTTTCTGAGTAGAAGATTCATTGATTCCAGCGGATACTGAGTAGGTGTAACTGCCTACGTGTCCGCTACCCCCTTTTGGTCTTTCATACAGTGGTATGCTGAATGCagaattgtaacaaaatttgagcgtactgttaagtggagccgcatgcagagcaagactcgagctaggatggtggctaccaacatacatacatacaaattgaatagtttctgagttatcagtgattgaaaaatggtcaattcaataaaattcaaaattttgcaaactcataaattgaaaaaaataatcataTTCAACAAAATCAAAACTTAGTGTGaacaattttcagctaaagatcGCAAAAAAAATATAGTAACCCTgccaacaaattagatatacctacattcgcctcaaacctaagcgaacaaagcaaaatgagtcaacgctgatgatgatgggtagagcgaaagagacaactagtatcaCGACACTATgataaccgtgtttgcaaatggagctcgaatgtacaagcgattttgtgtaggaataactgtgttcgagattgtacataaaagtgtgctggaaacgagcacaacacaaaagaaagcatagcactggatagcgtacctccacaagcagtgtaacggacttctcactcagctacactggctgtgaaaacacacagcgcagtgatctgctccgcctgccgttcaacaggcaactgagcttgtccggccaaatccgttctttaaatagtcgataatGATGTCATTCATAGAAACGTAgagcgctaggtacacaaatctgtcgtaccgggcttgggaagcgctatcttctgtgtgtaattgcgcgatattttgacaaggttgtatattatttaaatttttaatgccatgatatcaaaaatcattgggtttatctattggaatttattcttaaaagtatttcggggcgattcgtgcaaaaaattgaaaatttatcgtgaaatGGCTGAATTATTTGCGttcaaaattggaccacttttcgttacataccatttttgtaaaatttgcaaagtgcacccccatatcgaaaacaaagacgtagtcctacgtcaaaaaattgcCGATTCTTGAAATAAATCTTCATGACCGTATAACAGTATATGGCATTGTAGCTGATCTCTTGTTTTGCGGCAGCTtattttttgcttatatgaCCAATTTTGGGGTTTGTAATCAACTAACTCTCAACGGCGtaaacttgttttattcaaGTTCTTTCATGTACTAGCCATCGAGTTAATTCTAAGCGCAACTCAATTTCACTCGTGTTCAGTGGTAGTCCACAGCAGCATTAGGTAACGCACAGCTTTCATACTTCTTATTCGCGCACGTTCGCTGcccctattttttgtctgcagcTGAAGTCATTTGTCTGCACCGCTCACTGACAGACAGAATTATTAAGAAACTAAATAAAGTTGTGACGACCGGGGTCAAATTATCAGATAGTCCCATAACGATTGTTAACAATCTCTGTGGCATCCATATTGCTAGAAttctttgaaatttacaaatagtATTTCAAAGCTGGGACACACCTCCAGGACCGGGTGTCCGGAAACAAGATCTCATACGATTCCTTATAGCaggattaaaaaaaaagatgactTCCTGATTCCAAAACACctacaaatatttgaataagTTTAAAATTATGATAGTAATGACCATTACCCTGTCAGTCTGCTATGCGGTAGAAACGACCAAAACGTTCGCTCAGGTctacattttcaattttatctcaCTAAAATTTATGCCTAGTGATGTACTATGATGTCACCAAGTTTCAGGTTCTAGTTATGGAAAGCACAttgtaattttaattgaaatctGGAAAGGTACTCGTGTACTATGTCGTTACCTAACGGTTAAACACTCAACTCCGCTTAACAATTCAACGTTTTCAATATGGGTTTCCGTGTATAATAGAACTGTATGAAGATGAATTTCGCAAGCTTCAGTTTCAATATCATCTTCCGCTAACAGACGGGCGGATacgacaatatttaaaatcaacacaTAGTGTATCTAACCGAAGTTGCCTCTCTTTTGCTGCGAAGCTTCACTCATCTCACAACAAACAGACAAACGATCATCGCAAAAATAAAATCGGCAGTGTATTATCACTCACCATAGATCGTGGCGACTGTTACGATTGCTTAACTTATAGCACTAGCTTGAGTAGAGATAGAATATATACTAGTGTCCTTTTTTGTGTCCTGCTATTGCCAGATTGCATTAAAAatcgctttatttatttatttgtttgtatttattataTTCCAAGATGGAATTTCCATCTGACCTTTTCACTGCCGTTCAACACATAATTGTCTTATGTATAGAGGAAAcctcatagaacatgggacgaaTATGATCTTAACGGCAGTTTAGAGGGTACTTAATTTCTGAAATGATGAATTGGTGGGAAAAATCATAAGCAGGCAAATGAGAGACTAAAAAACTGTTTGTCTCAAATCACAAGTAAACTTACCAAAAACCGGTTTCTATAATTTGTTCGCAGACCTGTCTGTTTTTTCTTGTGattattcgacattttcttgaaTTATGTCCCTATTTTAAAGTTGTGAAAAAGTGCTGGATTTTTTTGTATCAACAACACAATCATTATtatccctccggaagtcgcgcaaatggcccactgaacgagcaactGCTGGTGCGctcagacgatttcgctagattttcagatcagcgtgcactcagtgcactagcgtgaCATCCGGAAAGTTAAAAAGAACCAGAACATAAAAAGCGGATTATTACTGCACAGAAGTGGTTGAAACCGTTTCTGTAAACAATCTTCTTAGTACATATTCTGGGATACCTTCCTGTTGGTATGAAGTTTTTACTGGTTCACCCTCTGTTGCAGATTACCTGCTTAACCAAATATTTCTTGAGAAACTTAGACTTCTCTATCGTTCAGAATTACTTTAATACTTtatttcgttacataccatgaaGCATGGTTGAAGTCTTCTACGTCCAAGTTTTGTAATCCATTGCCACACAGGAAAAATTGGTAGAATATCCACGTTACAATTTTCGAAGAAGTGTTTAGCCCTCATATTCTGCCTATCACTATAATTCGGAATAATCAATACCTTCAATGACTTCGTTCCTTAATGATGCTTCGAATTATACTCAAACACATTtgacgtttttattttattattattttattagtttacGAACAGAATGTTTGTCTCACTATCGAATCCTCCGGAATTCGCGCATGacactgaatgagcagccgcagtTTCCCAAAGAATTCGCtagcttttcagagcagcgtgcactcagtgcaccagcgcgactgccggaagttTAACGGAAGATCCCAGACTCATCACCATTTCTACACAAACTAAaatacataacactatgaggaaattcatcCCCAAAATGTCAATCCGCTTatttttccagaacactagctcctccGTTTATACACGGTCCCATACACTCATTTGCTTGTCGGTCATCCTTCGGGCCTggtaacattttttcatatttggaaatatttaaattacatgGCAGTTAAAAGACCAAAAGTGGTTTAATTGAAATGGAAGatacaaaaagtttaaaactaactgaaaatgaaaaaattgtgTAAGCTCAAACGATAGACATTGAAAAAtgttaatttaatttgatttgtttgagcactctggaaaatttataaaaaggtctggaaaaaacctggaaaatcagggaatttcattttcagaaatgAGTCGACACCCTGTATGCCTCTAGTTGTTAAAAGGAGCGCAACGAGAACGGCATCACAAATGAGTCGACGTCTGCTTTGTTTACACAAACTGAAATTACACCACTGAGCTGTTGTTCTCTTGTTGTCTATGTTGAATGATTATCAACTAGACTTGCAAAGCTTTTAAAGGAACGGGGAGATGTTCTATATTACGTTGATGCCCCCCTTATTTATGTCACAGTTCACCACCAGTTATGTACTACACTATCGACACATACACTTACACATTAGAGGCTCCAGCCATTTTTAGTTGAGAAGTACAGATCGCTAAAGTGAATaagtttaaataaaaataatttggttTAGGAATCATCGTTTCTTTAACGGAGAATATAACAATGCGAGTCCTCCAAAACTGTTAGCCATACCAGATACCACGAAAGTACGAACACATCCGAACAGTAATGAAAGTATCTGCCAGTCTAACCGATGAAATTACAAGAGCACCTAGGaactgcagtttttttttaaacttatgGAGTCGAAAAAGTAAGGGAAAATCCACTATGCGACTTGAAGaatgttttttaaaaatatcgatTCCATGCTGCTAAGTTCGAATCAATGATCCTGATCCTGATCAACCGGATAACATCGAGTATCATCTTTTTCAACATAGGAAAAACATAATACATAAGGGCTAATACAACGGCAACCTGCGGATAGGACTTAACAAGTTCCGGTTATCCAACACCAGTCTAGACGGATACGTCAATTGAAATTAGAAAATGTTTTCATGGATGTTATGCTATATAACAAATGTACCAACATATGAACAAACGAAAAAGAGTAGATAATATATTTAGTGGAAATAAAATCTGAGGAAAGTATATTTCACTGGAGATTCCTAGTCTATATTGTTTAGAATCTCTTCATCAAATGCATTAAGAAAGAACGGGAAATGCATTAGACCTTTCGCTTCAACTAGACAAACACATTGTCTCTTTTAAATATCCTACTCCATGTGAAGGTTGGTTGAACTGTGGCAAGTCTTCTCTATAGTGGAAACGGATACAAAAGAAATTGATATCGACCTGCACAAATCAGGTGGAGTGGATTTTTTCTTCCCCTGGAAAGTTATTCTGTGCTCTATATATCCTTTCTTCCTCACAATCACGCAGAAAAAAAGCATAAAAGTAAGGTCATCACTCCTCTCCCTTGCCACCCCTCATATgtacatagggtgatgagcccattatcgctatgttgcTATTAttacgctacccatttgaagccgttggttagagcagtgtctgccatctttgtttaccgcattgagtcaaatggtagcgcaacaataggggcactcgattcgtgttttcgttgcgctcaaacacgagaatttcactgttttcagcgcatgtatgttattatcttggtacttaacaacgaagcaaagctattgatgccaatttgtacgcattcctttgtttgtaggccgagtaattaatgaatcagtgagacgccctccttagtatggtgaaaataggcacttcaccctacaaCAATTGCGCCAGTCATGGGATGTGTCACAATGAATATGATAGATTTATATCATCTTCCTTCGAGCGACAGAAGCGATACATTCCGATCGGGGCTTGATCCTCTTCGGAACGTGTAGCTATGTTGAGCCCTTTTTCTTCGGTTTGTTTTCTGGTGGCACGAAAACTAACACGTCAAAAATGTCTATCCAGGAAAACAATGTTTGTTCCGTTTGATCCCCGCCACTTTTACTAGCGGGTGAATTCGCGCGATGCACCGGTAGTTCTATTCTTATATGTAGGTGACGAAAGATGGTTGAATATAATCCCAGGATGCAAGGATAAGGTTAGCAAGAAAAGCGATAagtacaaaaatcaatcatctggGTTGGTTGTTGATATTGACAACAAACTGTGGTTGTGAAATgttccaaactttttttttagcAGTAACACAATTCAAAGACATTATTTCATTTGCAATAGAAATTTACTGCATCGTTGAAAACCTTTTTGGATCAACCACGTTCAAGATCAGCAGCTACTAATAATTACGTGGCTCAACTTATTTACTtagtaaacatttttctactaACCTGATTATGTATTTAAACCAGCATTTCATGACTTTACCTCGATTCCTTTGCAGGTCCGTTCTGCACAGCTGTTTCATCCTACATGCGACTAACCAACCCGACCGACCATAATATTCTGTTCAAAATTAAAACAACTGCGCCTAAAAAGTACTGCGTGCGTCCAAACTGCGGTCAACTAGATCCGAAGAGTACCATTGAAATTACCAGTGAgtacaaatgcaaaaacaaaaacGCCATTCCTGCTAAACACACCCATTGACCGATCCCACACTCGTTTCAGTTATCCTTCAACCATTCATCTTCGATGCGGCCGAGAAGAACAAGCACAAGTTCATGGTGCAATCGATGATCATGCCGGATGGGGACGTTAGCCCCGAGCAGCTCTGGAAGGATGTCAATCCGGATGACCTGATGGATTCGAAGTTGCGGTGCGTGTTCGAGCAACCGGTCGATAACAATCAGGCGTCGTCGGTTGTGCCGCTCACGGCAACGAGCACGACTGCCAACACTCAAACCGCTAGTGGTACGTTGACGCTTGAGTGCTGGGACCACAGACTGTCTAgagtattttgtttttttgttctttcTTTACAGCTACGCCGAACAAAAACGAATCAGGTGTAACGTCGATGGACTCACAGCTTGCCGGTAACATGAACAACGAGGAAGAAAAGCTGAGCGATTCGTCACTAGTGCAGGAGATGAAGAAATTGCGGGAAGCCGAAAGTGCACTGCGTCACGAAAATCTGCTGCTGAAGGTGCGTATAATATCCGTCTTCAAGTCCCATACGCGGGTTAGTTCGGTCGTTGGGCGATTAAATAATGGGATACTACCTAGATCAAATTAATTATGAGTGTCGATAATTTGTTAAGAAGCTATCTCAAATGAGCATACAATCATGTGACCGTGATTAGTTTATTTGTAGTAAACGGATTCTTTGTCGTACTACCAACCTAATCACTAAATTCGACTAAAAATGCATATTGTAATCCTTTTCGCCATTCCCGCAGGAGAAACTATTGCGAATGCGATTAGACCTGGAAAGCAGCAAGGAACAGCAGATGCAATCGGCGTCCTCGGTCTCGAGTGGACTCGGTTCGTCGATGTCCGCTGGAGCGGGCTCGTCAGGCGCGGCAGCAGCAGCGGCAGCTCAGTATCAGAATCCGTACAGTCCGCCCCAGCTAGCCACCCAGCAGCAGATTCCCATCATCTATCTGGCCGCGGCGATCGCCATGGCTATCTTTGGACTAATTCTCGGTAAATTTGTACTCTGAACACAGAATGTCAACAACAGCACCGGCAATGATAATAAGTtaaactgaaacaaaaaaaaacaaagtttaAATAGCACTATTAAAGAGCATAACATATGTGCTGGTTTTGGGAAAACGGTTACAAGCGGAGAAACAAATTGCATTCACttatt is part of the Topomyia yanbarensis strain Yona2022 chromosome 1, ASM3024719v1, whole genome shotgun sequence genome and encodes:
- the LOC131681730 gene encoding vesicle-associated membrane protein-associated protein B/C, yielding MANKLAQLLVIEPANELKFVGPFCTAVSSYMRLTNPTDHNILFKIKTTAPKKYCVRPNCGQLDPKSTIEITIILQPFIFDAAEKNKHKFMVQSMIMPDGDVSPEQLWKDVNPDDLMDSKLRCVFEQPVDNNQASSVVPLTATSTTANTQTASATPNKNESGVTSMDSQLAGNMNNEEEKLSDSSLVQEMKKLREAESALRHENLLLKEKLLRMRLDLESSKEQQMQSASSVSSGLGSSMSAGAGSSGAAAAAAAQYQNPYSPPQLATQQQIPIIYLAAAIAMAIFGLILGKFVL